From a single Rosa rugosa chromosome 7, drRosRugo1.1, whole genome shotgun sequence genomic region:
- the LOC133720244 gene encoding phytochrome A-2, with product MSSSRPSHSSSNSGRSRHTARVIAQTTIDAKLHADFEESGSSFDYSSSVRVSSSVAGDQQPRSDKVTTAYLHHIQKGKLIQPFGCLLALDDKTFRVIAYSENAPEMLTMVSHAVPSVGDHPVLGIGTDVRTIFTGPSASALHKALGFGEVSLLNPILVHCKSSGKPFYAIVHRVTGSLVIDFEPVKPYEVPMTAAGALQSYKLAAKAIARLQSLPSGSLERLCDTMVQEVFELTGYDRVMAYKFHDDDHGEVIAELTKPGLEPYLGLHYPSTDIPQASRFLFMKNKVRMIVDCRAKNVKVLQDEKLPLDLTLCGSTLRAPHSCHLQYMDNMNSIASLVMAVVVNEGEADDEVAGPDAAQTQKRKRLWGLVVCHNTTPRFVPFPLRYACEFLAQVFAIHVNKELELEDQIIEKNILRTQTLLCDMLLRDAPLGIVSQTPNIMDLVKCDGAALLYKNKIWRLGLTPSDFQIQDISLWLTECHMDSTGLSTDSLYDAGFPGALALGDVVCGMAAVKITSKDTIFWFRSHTAAEIRWGGAKHDPDEKDDGWKMHPRSSFKAFLEVVKTRSLPWKDYEMDAIHSLQLILRNAFKDVGTMDVNNSGIQMRLSDLKVDGMQELEAVTGEMVRLIETATVPILAVDVDGSVNGWNTKISELTGLPVDEAIGKNLLTLVEESSTSMVERMLELALQGKEEQNIQFEIKTHGARTDFGPIRLVVNACASRDIHENVVGVCFVAQDITGQKTVMDKFTRIEGDYKAIVQNPSPLIPPIFGTDEFGWCSEWNPAMTKLTGWKREEVMDKMLLGEVFGINMACCPLKNQEAFVNLGVVINHAMTGQVSEKIPFGFWNRGGKYTECLLCVSKKLDSEGAVTGVFCFLQLASPELQQALHVQRLSEQTAMKRLKALAYIKRQIRNPLSGILFSQKMIEGTELGAEQKKLVHTSAQCQQQLSKILDDSDLDSIIDGYLDLEMVEFTLHEVLVASISQVMIKSNAKSIPIVQDANEEIMTETLYGDSLRLQQVLADFLSVSVNYMPTGGQLTVAVNLTKDQLGQSVHLVHLELRISHGGSGIPEGLLNQMFGTDGNVSEEGISLLISRKLVKLMNGDVQYLREAGKSTFIISAELAAAHKMRS from the exons TTAGGGTCATTGCATACAGTGAGAATGCCCCTGAAATGCTGACTATGGTTAGTCATGCCGTCCCAAGTGTTGGGGACCACCCAGTTCTTGGCATAGGAACAGATGTGAGAACAATTTTCACAGGCCCTAGTGCCTCTGCATTGCATAAGGCCCTCGGGTTCGGGGAGGTTTCTCTCTTAAATCCCATCTTAGTCCATTGCAAGTCGTCTGGAAAGCCTTTCTATGCTATAGTCCACCGGGTAACAGGTAGCTTGGTCATTGATTTTGAACCGGTGAAGCCTTATGAAGTCCCCATGACTGCTGCTGGAGCTCTGCAATCATACAAACTTGCAGCCAAAGCAATTGCACGATTGCAGTCTTTGCCTAGTGGGAGCCTGGAGAGGCTTTGTGATACAATGGTTCAAGAGGTTTTTGAGCTCACTGGTTATGACAGGGTGATGGCCTATAAATTTCATGATGATGATCATGGGGAAGTTATTGCAGAGCTTACGAAGCCTGGCCTGGAGCCATATCTGGGTTTGCATTATCCATCCACTGATATACCTCAAGCTTCACGGTTCCTGTTTATGAAGAATAAGGTCCGTATGATTGTTGACTGTCGTGCTAAAAATGTCAAGGTCCTTCAAGATGAGAAGCTTCCTTTGGATCTAACATTGTGTGGTTCAACCCTCAGAGCCCCACATAGTTGCCATTTGCAATATATGGATAACATGAATTCCATTGCTTCTCTTGTTATGGCAGTAGTGGTCAATGAAGGGGAAGCGGATGATGAGGTTGCCGGTCCTGATGCTGCGCAGACTCAAAAGAGAAAGAGACTGTGGGGTTTAGTAGTATGTCATAACACAACTCCAAGGTTTGTCCCTTTCCCTCTCAGATATGCCTGTGAGTTTCTAGCTCAAGTGTTTGCCATCCATGTGAATAAGGAATTAGAGTTGGAGGATCAGATTATTGAAAAGAACATCCTGCGTACCCAAACGCTGTTGTGTGATATGCTTTTGCGCGATGCTCCTTTGGGTATAGTGTCACAAACCCCTAATATTATGGATCTAGTGAAATGTGATGGGGCTGCCCTGCTATACAAGAACAAGATATGGAGACTTGGATTAACTCCAAGTGACTTCCAGATTCAGGACATATCCTTGTGGCTCACTGAGTGCCATATGGATTCCACAGGTTTGAGTACAGATAGCTTGTATGACGCGGGTTTCCCTGGGGCTCTCGCTCTTGGTGATGTAGTGTGTGGAATGGCAGCTGTGAAGATAACTTCCAAGGACACAATTTTTTGGTTCCGATCCCACACTGCTGCAGAAATCCGATGGGGTGGTGCAAAACATGACCCGGATGAGAAGGACGATGGCTGGAAAATGCACCCCAGATCATCATTCAAGGCTTTCCTTGAAGTTGTGAAGACAAGGAGCTTACCTTGGAAGGACTATGAAATGGATGCAATTCATTCTTTGCAGCTTATTCTGAGGAATGCATTCAAGGATGTGGGAACCATGGATGTAAACAACAGTGGAATCCAGATGAGGCTTAGTGACCTGAAAGTTGATGGGATGCAAGAACTGGAAGCAGTGACAGGTGAGATGGTCCGGTTGATTGAAACAGCAACAGTGCCAATTTTGGCAGTTGATGTTGATGGGTCAGTTAATGGGTGGAACACAAAAATTTCCGAGTTAACTGGTCTTCCTGTTGATGAAGCAATTGGAAAGAATTTACTCACACTTGTGGAAGAATCTTCAACTAGCATGGTGGAAAGGATGCTGGAGTTGGCATTACAAG GCAAAGAGGAACAAAACATCCAATTCGAGATAAAAACACACGGTGCTAGGACTGACTTTGGTCCCATCAGATTAGTTGTGAATGCTTGTGCAAGCAGAGATATTCATGAAAATGTTGTGGGAGTGTGTTTTGTGGCCCAAGATATCACTGGTCAGAAGACTGTGATGGACAAGTTCACTCGCATTGAAGGTGATTATAAAGCAATTGTACAAAACCCAAGTCCATTGATCCCCCCAATATTTGGCACTGATGAATTTGGCTGGTGTTCTGAGTGGAATCCAGCAATGACTAAGTTAACTGGGTGGAAACGAGAGGAGGTAATGGATAAAATGCTGTTGGGGGAGGTTTTTGGGATCAACATGGCTTGTTGTCCTCTCAAGAATCAAGAAGCTTTTGTAAATCTTGGTGTTGTAATCAATCACGCCATGACTGGTCAGGTGTCTGAAAAGATTCCTTTTGGTTTCTGGAATCGAGGTGGAAAGTACACTGAATGTTTGTTGTGTGTAAGTAAGAAATTGGACAGTGAGGGTGCAGTCACTGGGGTCTTTTGCTTCTTGCAGCTTGCTAGCCCAGAATTGCAACAAGCACTTCATGTCCAACGCTTATCTGAACAAACCGCTATGAAGAGATTAAAAGCATTAGCTTATATTAAAAGGCAGATCAGGAATCCTTTATCTGGAATACTATTTTCTCAGAAAATGATCGAGGGTACTGAGTTGGGAGCAGAACAAAAAAAGCTCGTGCATACCAGTGCCCAGTGCCAGCAGCAGCTCAGCAAAATACTTGACGACTCTGATCTTGATAGCATCATTGATGG CTACTTGGACCTGGAAATGGTTGAGTTCACTTTGCATGAAGTATTGGTTGCCTCTATTAGTCAAGTCATGATTAAGAGCAACGCCAAGAGTATCCCGATTGTCCAAGATGCAAATGAAGAGATCATGACTGAGACATTGTATGGCGATAGTCTTAGGCTTCAACAAGTCTTGGCTGATTTCTTGTCAGTGTCGGTTAATTATATGCCAACCGGAGGCCAGCTTACTGTAGCAGTTAATTTGACAAAAGATCAGCTGGGACAATCTGTTCATCTCGTACATTTGGAACTCAG GATATCACATGGGGGTAGTGGGATTCCAGAAGGATTACTGAACCAGATGTTTGGAACAGATGGAAACGTATCTGAAGAAGGCATTAGCCTACTTATAAGCAGAAAactagtgaagctcatgaatGGAGATGTACAGTACCTCCGGGAAGCAGGAAAGTCAACCTTCATTATATCTGCTGAACTTGCTGCTGCACATAAGATGAGGTCCTAG